Proteins encoded by one window of Deinococcus radiodurans R1 = ATCC 13939 = DSM 20539:
- a CDS encoding DUF1963 domain-containing protein — MKPESHCVYLELSAEREHKFYEVTVEGAELTIRYGRIGTEGQTQRKSFADSAGAQAEAEKKLVEKRKKGYGDAVRGQTEKKAVEQPRLKLPRKFEPYRERIEATLRPVLLLEVLEEEPGPLGSKVGGVPYRVQGEAWPTDTEGRPLTFLAQLNFADLPPLEGYPENGILQFFIGRDDLYGCDFMRPEEGNPASFEVRWSPEPQMDLSQLDVETPDFDDDGFSPLETLRGFGLRGQQVEQPMSWCDCHFEQAIGLDLCDNSEGPEGRALGEWRQEKYDELATYGHQVGGYPSFTQEDPRTADDPRILLFQLDSEAGKITWGDVGIANFFIDPDDLARWDFSRVAYNWDCT; from the coding sequence ATGAAACCCGAATCACACTGTGTCTACCTTGAACTCAGCGCGGAACGTGAGCACAAGTTCTATGAGGTGACGGTGGAGGGAGCCGAGCTGACCATCCGCTATGGGCGCATCGGCACCGAGGGACAGACACAGCGAAAGTCGTTTGCCGACTCTGCCGGAGCGCAGGCGGAAGCTGAGAAGAAACTGGTGGAGAAGCGCAAGAAAGGATACGGCGACGCGGTAAGGGGACAGACCGAGAAAAAAGCCGTGGAGCAGCCACGCCTCAAACTGCCCAGGAAGTTCGAGCCCTACCGCGAGCGCATCGAAGCCACGCTGCGGCCAGTGCTGTTGCTGGAAGTGCTGGAGGAGGAACCGGGGCCACTGGGCAGCAAGGTGGGCGGCGTGCCTTACCGGGTGCAGGGCGAGGCGTGGCCCACGGACACGGAGGGCAGGCCCCTGACTTTCCTCGCGCAGCTCAATTTTGCGGACCTGCCGCCGCTGGAAGGCTACCCGGAAAACGGCATTCTGCAATTTTTCATCGGGCGCGACGACCTCTACGGTTGCGATTTCATGCGGCCTGAGGAGGGCAATCCTGCCAGTTTTGAAGTGCGCTGGAGTCCCGAGCCACAGATGGACCTGTCGCAGCTGGACGTAGAAACGCCTGATTTTGATGATGACGGCTTCTCACCGCTAGAAACGCTGCGGGGCTTTGGTCTGCGTGGTCAGCAGGTTGAGCAGCCAATGTCCTGGTGTGATTGCCATTTTGAGCAGGCCATCGGACTTGACCTCTGCGACAATTCCGAGGGGCCGGAGGGCAGGGCCCTGGGCGAGTGGCGGCAGGAAAAATACGACGAGCTTGCCACTTATGGGCATCAGGTGGGCGGCTATCCCTCTTTCACGCAGGAGGACCCCCGCACCGCTGACGACCCCCGGATTCTGCTGTTCCAACTGGATTCGGAGGCCGGAAAAATCACGTGGGGCGACGTAGGCATCGCCAACTTCTTTATTGACCCGGACGACCTCGCCCGGTGGGACTTCTCCCGGGTGGCCTACAACTGGGACTGTACCTGA